The following are encoded together in the Proteiniphilum saccharofermentans genome:
- a CDS encoding beta-L-arabinofuranosidase domain-containing protein — MNRKKLNWILLCFICFSFANAQVNPQIEYFRLQDVRLLESPFRQAEELNKQYLLEMDADRLLAPFQREAGLPRKADSYTNWENTGLDGHIGGHYLSGLSLMYASTGDEQVKSRLDYMIAELKRCQDANGNGYIGGVPGGKAIWEEVASGNIRAGGFDLNGKWVPLYNIHKTYAGLRDAWLIAGNEEAKEMLIKMTDWAIKLVSNLSEEQLQDMLRSEHGGLNETFADVAAITGDKKYLELAHKFSHQLILDPLIHHQDKLTGMHANTQIPKVLGFKRIADLEGNESWEEAARFFWETVVENRSVSIGGNSVSEHFNPVDDFSRMISSIEGPETCNTYNMLRLTKMLYQTSKDKKYVDYYERALYNHILSTQHPHTGGYVYFTQMRPGHYRVYSQPHTSMWCCVGSGMENHSKYGEMIYARADNELYVNLFIPSSLQWKQQDTEIIQENNFPYEASTQITVNPRKQKQFTLLLRYPEWVNEGTVKIKVNGKSYPVENKNGYIPVDRKWKKGDKVVMEMPMTLKAEQLPDGSGYYSFLYGPIVLAAKTGTEDLAGLFADDSRGGHIAHGKQIPMKNMPLLVGEPDKLTSYLSPVPGKPLTFHLSNLYPEKYAEGMELVPFFSLHESRYIMYWPQATEEEADNIRLEQEKQEAERLKLDAVTIDRVVCGEQQPESDHFIASENSGAGVFEDIRWREANGWFSYKLKNNDRKARHLYVAYFDKDRSRNFEILVNDVRVKGFSLTGNKGDEVQKLIIPIPESISQSETLTVKFLAMPGSMTGKIAEVRALSQSVGEPEYVAYLFAYFTGNKVEEEAVRYAISSNGYNYYTLNNNQPVIDSKKISSTGGVRDPHILRGEDGKTFYMVLTDMTSSTGWDSNRAMVLLKSSDLVNWTSSIINIQQKYEGQGDLKRVWAPQTIYDPEAGKYMVYWSMKHGDGTDIIYYAYANDDFTDLEGEPRPLFLPENGKSCIDGDIVLKDGLFYMFYKTEGHGNGIKLATTRSLTSGQWTEYEDYKQQTPEAVEGSSVFKLIGSDKYILMYDVYMKGAYQFTESTDLMNFRVIDHEISMDFHPRHGSIIPITQKELDALIAKWGKPEKFSVNIPNPVLKGFFADPYALYSNKTNKYYIYPTSDGYNGWSGTYFKTFSSENLSEWKDEGIILDLKKDVSWADRNAWAPCAIEKKTKDGYKYYYYFTAAQKIGVAVANDPAGPFVDSGKPLIDFKPEGVRGGQEIDPDVFCDPVTGKNYLYWGNGYMAVAELNDDMVSIKRNTIKVMTPDNTFREAIHLFYRNGIYYFLWSEDDTRSENYRVRYATSKSPLGPLTIPENNLILSKSPDEGIWGTGHNSTLKIKDKDEWYIVYHRFFRPEGIKWGDAAGYHREVCIDRMEFNEDGSIKPVVPTAVDN, encoded by the coding sequence ATGAATAGAAAAAAGCTCAACTGGATACTACTTTGTTTTATCTGCTTCTCTTTTGCGAATGCTCAGGTAAATCCGCAGATAGAATATTTCAGGTTACAGGATGTAAGACTTTTGGAAAGTCCTTTCAGGCAAGCAGAAGAATTAAACAAGCAATACTTGCTGGAGATGGATGCCGACCGTCTCCTTGCACCTTTTCAGAGGGAGGCTGGCCTGCCCCGAAAAGCCGATAGCTATACCAACTGGGAAAATACCGGACTCGACGGACATATCGGAGGGCATTACCTCTCGGGACTGTCATTGATGTATGCATCTACCGGAGACGAACAGGTCAAAAGCAGGTTGGATTACATGATCGCTGAACTAAAACGGTGCCAGGACGCCAACGGTAACGGATATATCGGTGGTGTACCCGGTGGAAAAGCTATATGGGAAGAAGTCGCTTCCGGAAATATCCGCGCCGGCGGTTTCGACCTGAACGGTAAATGGGTGCCGCTATACAATATCCACAAGACCTACGCCGGATTGAGGGATGCATGGCTGATCGCCGGAAATGAAGAGGCAAAGGAGATGCTGATAAAAATGACTGATTGGGCAATCAAACTTGTTTCCAACTTATCGGAAGAGCAATTACAGGATATGCTTCGCAGCGAACACGGCGGATTGAATGAAACCTTTGCCGATGTAGCAGCCATCACCGGTGATAAAAAATACCTCGAACTGGCACATAAATTCTCCCATCAATTGATATTGGACCCTTTGATTCATCATCAGGACAAACTGACCGGGATGCACGCCAATACCCAGATACCAAAGGTATTGGGGTTCAAGCGTATTGCAGACCTCGAAGGCAACGAATCGTGGGAAGAGGCAGCCCGTTTCTTCTGGGAAACGGTGGTGGAAAACCGGTCGGTATCGATCGGGGGAAACAGCGTTTCCGAACATTTCAACCCGGTGGACGATTTTTCACGGATGATCAGCAGCATAGAAGGCCCCGAGACCTGCAACACCTATAACATGTTGCGGTTGACTAAAATGTTGTATCAGACCTCGAAAGATAAGAAATATGTAGACTATTACGAACGTGCTCTTTACAATCATATCCTCTCTACCCAACATCCACATACGGGCGGTTATGTCTATTTCACGCAGATGCGTCCCGGACATTACAGAGTCTATTCGCAACCGCATACCAGTATGTGGTGCTGCGTGGGATCGGGGATGGAAAATCACTCGAAATATGGTGAGATGATCTACGCTCGTGCGGACAACGAGCTATATGTCAATCTTTTTATTCCATCCTCATTACAGTGGAAACAACAGGATACGGAGATCATTCAGGAAAATAACTTTCCCTATGAAGCCTCTACGCAGATTACCGTGAATCCCCGCAAACAGAAGCAGTTTACACTGTTATTGCGTTATCCTGAATGGGTAAATGAAGGAACTGTAAAAATTAAAGTGAACGGGAAATCATATCCCGTAGAGAATAAAAACGGATATATTCCTGTCGACAGAAAATGGAAAAAAGGCGATAAAGTGGTGATGGAGATGCCGATGACGCTGAAAGCTGAACAACTACCGGACGGATCCGGCTACTATTCGTTCCTGTATGGTCCGATAGTACTTGCTGCAAAAACCGGCACTGAAGACCTGGCAGGTTTGTTTGCCGATGACAGCAGAGGCGGGCATATCGCACACGGAAAACAAATTCCGATGAAAAATATGCCACTGTTAGTGGGAGAGCCCGATAAGTTGACCTCTTACCTCTCTCCTGTGCCCGGTAAGCCGCTGACCTTCCATCTGAGTAACCTTTACCCGGAAAAGTATGCAGAGGGTATGGAGCTGGTTCCCTTCTTCAGCCTGCATGAGTCCCGCTATATCATGTACTGGCCGCAGGCGACCGAAGAAGAAGCAGATAATATCCGGCTTGAGCAGGAAAAGCAGGAAGCCGAACGATTGAAACTGGATGCAGTAACGATAGACAGAGTAGTATGCGGGGAACAGCAACCCGAATCGGATCATTTTATCGCATCTGAGAATTCTGGAGCGGGCGTTTTTGAAGATATCCGCTGGCGTGAAGCAAACGGATGGTTCAGTTATAAACTAAAAAACAACGATCGGAAAGCCCGTCACCTCTATGTGGCATATTTCGACAAGGATCGATCCCGTAATTTTGAGATACTTGTCAATGATGTACGGGTAAAAGGTTTTTCATTAACGGGAAATAAGGGAGATGAGGTACAGAAGCTGATTATTCCCATTCCGGAGAGTATTTCCCAAAGTGAGACCCTTACGGTAAAATTCCTGGCAATGCCGGGAAGCATGACCGGAAAGATAGCAGAGGTCCGTGCACTCTCTCAATCTGTCGGAGAGCCTGAATATGTTGCCTACCTGTTTGCCTATTTTACCGGTAACAAGGTGGAAGAAGAAGCGGTGAGGTATGCCATCAGCAGCAACGGCTATAACTATTATACGCTGAACAACAACCAGCCGGTGATCGACTCGAAAAAGATCAGTTCGACCGGAGGCGTGCGTGATCCCCATATCCTGCGGGGAGAAGATGGTAAGACCTTTTATATGGTGCTGACCGATATGACTTCATCCACAGGGTGGGACTCCAATCGTGCGATGGTATTACTTAAGTCGTCCGATCTGGTCAACTGGACATCAAGCATCATCAATATCCAGCAGAAATATGAAGGACAGGGAGACCTGAAACGGGTATGGGCGCCGCAAACCATCTACGATCCGGAAGCCGGGAAATACATGGTATACTGGTCGATGAAACACGGTGACGGAACTGATATCATTTACTATGCCTATGCCAATGACGATTTCACGGACCTGGAGGGAGAACCCCGGCCGCTGTTCCTGCCTGAAAACGGAAAATCATGTATCGATGGGGATATCGTGCTGAAAGACGGACTGTTCTATATGTTCTATAAGACCGAGGGGCATGGCAATGGCATCAAGCTGGCGACTACCCGTTCACTTACCTCCGGGCAATGGACAGAATATGAAGATTACAAGCAGCAGACGCCGGAAGCGGTGGAAGGATCGAGCGTATTCAAACTGATCGGTTCCGACAAATACATATTGATGTACGACGTCTATATGAAAGGAGCTTATCAGTTCACTGAGAGTACCGACCTGATGAATTTCCGGGTGATCGACCATGAGATTTCCATGGATTTCCATCCCCGGCATGGATCCATTATTCCTATCACACAAAAAGAGCTGGATGCCCTGATCGCAAAATGGGGTAAACCTGAAAAATTCTCTGTAAATATCCCCAACCCTGTACTGAAAGGATTTTTTGCCGACCCGTATGCCCTTTATTCCAACAAAACGAACAAATACTACATCTATCCCACAAGCGATGGGTATAACGGGTGGTCAGGTACCTATTTTAAAACCTTCTCGTCGGAAAACCTTTCCGAATGGAAAGACGAAGGCATCATCCTTGATCTGAAAAAAGATGTCTCCTGGGCCGACAGGAACGCCTGGGCACCCTGCGCCATCGAAAAAAAGACGAAAGATGGATATAAGTATTATTACTATTTTACGGCAGCACAGAAAATAGGTGTAGCGGTCGCCAATGATCCCGCCGGTCCGTTTGTCGATTCCGGTAAACCACTGATCGACTTCAAACCCGAAGGTGTGAGAGGTGGACAGGAAATCGATCCTGATGTATTCTGTGATCCTGTAACAGGCAAAAATTATCTTTATTGGGGCAACGGCTATATGGCCGTGGCGGAACTGAATGACGATATGGTATCCATTAAAAGGAACACCATCAAAGTGATGACGCCCGACAATACATTCCGTGAAGCGATCCATCTCTTTTACCGCAACGGCATCTATTATTTCCTCTGGTCGGAAGATGATACCCGAAGTGAGAATTACAGGGTACGCTATGCTACCTCAAAATCTCCATTGGGGCCACTTACCATTCCTGAGAATAACCTGATCCTGTCGAAGTCCCCTGACGAAGGGATTTGGGGTACAGGTCATAATTCAACATTAAAAATAAAAGATAAGGACGAATGGTATATTGTGTATCACCGCTTTTTCCGTCCCGAAGGAATCAAGTGGGGCGATGCTGCCGGTTATCACCGTGAAGTATGTATCGACCGCATGGAATTCAACGAGGATGGGAGTATTAAACCGGTAGTGCCGACCGCAGTTGATAATTGA
- a CDS encoding alpha-L-arabinofuranosidase C-terminal domain-containing protein → MIVIEKKSKALKIFFSLSILLFNILFLRANEPDSAYIFAYGDENGGGLYFAWSIDQDNWHTIGNKYPFLRSDYGRWGSQKRMYDPFLFQASDGQWHSVWSLNDTDGAVAHAASSDLVYWKPQSYPVLMPHGNCLRPEISCDVQRKEFHILWHSDKPEQGLFHSFTGDFKHYSPAARNDQFESARRDVSIAGRQQTGTLHHVSWAVIDRLIRAQRLSAYKQILNEERVEMDPGQFKEPVTISISPDIRKKKSISDLLIGIFYEDINYAADGGLYAELVQNRGFEYALSDKEGRDKNWNNRTAWSVINTDTFLIDTASPIHANNKHYAVLQIEKTGVALVNEGFNGIPVKAGEKYDLSLFARSPEKTRGRILVRLTGKNGEIYGETTTRTISTDWKKLEAVITATRTANDARIEVIPQQTGRVDLDMVSLFPQKTFKGRENGLRADLAQALADLKPRFMRFPGGCVAHGDGIGNIYRWENTIGPLEARKPQRNLWGYHQSFGLGYFEYFQFCEDIGAEPIPVVAAGVPCQNSAHHGCVIGGQQGGIPMEEMDEYIQSVLNLIEYANGDAKSEWGRKRAEAGHPKPFNLKYIGVGNEDLISDIFVERFTMIYNAIKAKYPEITVIGTAGPFSEGSDYVEGWNLATELGLALVDEHYYQPPGWYLNNQDYYDRYDRSKAKVYLGEYAAHVPGRHNNLETALCEALHLVNIERNGDIVEMTSYAPLLAKEGFTQWNPDLIYFNNTEVKPTVGYYVQKLFGHHSGNEYISSNIVRSDNREDIRKRVASSFVIDTQTNDLIIKLVNLLPVPVSSSIDLSDIKIADSQSDLTVMKGKPDDKTVRPEESKLTVSGQLEYELPAYSFSIIRVKTNI, encoded by the coding sequence ATGATAGTAATCGAGAAAAAAAGTAAAGCTTTAAAGATATTTTTTTCCCTGAGCATATTGCTATTCAATATTCTCTTTTTAAGAGCCAATGAACCCGATTCAGCATATATTTTTGCTTATGGTGATGAGAACGGAGGGGGATTGTATTTCGCATGGAGTATCGATCAGGATAACTGGCATACTATCGGCAACAAATACCCCTTTCTGAGATCTGACTACGGCAGATGGGGTTCTCAGAAAAGGATGTACGACCCGTTCCTGTTTCAGGCATCTGATGGGCAATGGCACTCCGTCTGGAGTCTGAATGATACGGATGGAGCCGTCGCTCATGCCGCCTCTTCCGATCTGGTATATTGGAAACCACAATCTTATCCGGTATTGATGCCCCATGGGAACTGCCTGAGACCTGAAATTTCCTGCGATGTGCAAAGAAAAGAATTTCATATTCTCTGGCATAGCGATAAACCCGAACAAGGACTGTTTCACAGTTTTACCGGCGATTTCAAGCATTACTCGCCCGCTGCAAGAAATGACCAATTCGAAAGTGCCAGAAGGGATGTTTCCATCGCAGGCAGGCAACAGACCGGCACGCTCCATCACGTTTCATGGGCGGTGATCGACAGACTTATCCGGGCGCAGAGGCTGTCTGCTTATAAGCAGATTTTAAATGAGGAAAGAGTAGAGATGGATCCCGGTCAGTTCAAGGAACCTGTCACTATTTCTATTTCACCGGATATCCGGAAAAAGAAATCGATCAGCGATTTATTGATCGGTATCTTTTATGAGGATATCAACTATGCTGCCGACGGAGGATTGTATGCCGAATTGGTGCAAAACCGCGGCTTCGAATATGCCTTGAGTGATAAGGAAGGCCGGGATAAGAACTGGAATAACCGTACTGCCTGGTCGGTAATCAATACCGACACTTTTTTAATCGATACGGCCTCCCCTATTCATGCCAACAATAAACATTATGCCGTTTTACAGATTGAGAAAACAGGAGTTGCACTCGTCAATGAAGGATTTAACGGTATTCCGGTGAAAGCAGGTGAAAAATATGATCTCTCCCTGTTTGCCCGTAGTCCTGAGAAAACAAGAGGCCGGATTTTAGTGCGGCTCACCGGAAAAAACGGTGAAATATACGGAGAAACTACTACACGTACAATCAGTACCGACTGGAAGAAACTGGAAGCTGTTATTACGGCAACCCGCACTGCCAACGACGCCCGTATTGAAGTGATACCGCAACAAACGGGCCGGGTAGACCTGGATATGGTCTCCCTTTTCCCACAGAAAACGTTCAAAGGACGCGAAAACGGATTAAGAGCCGACCTGGCGCAAGCGCTGGCCGACCTGAAACCCCGCTTCATGCGTTTTCCGGGCGGGTGTGTAGCTCATGGCGACGGGATCGGAAATATCTATCGCTGGGAGAACACCATCGGGCCGCTTGAAGCACGAAAACCGCAACGCAATCTTTGGGGGTATCATCAGTCGTTCGGACTGGGTTATTTTGAATATTTCCAGTTCTGTGAAGATATTGGTGCCGAACCTATCCCTGTTGTGGCGGCAGGTGTTCCCTGCCAGAACTCTGCACACCATGGATGTGTGATCGGTGGACAGCAAGGTGGTATCCCCATGGAAGAGATGGATGAATATATTCAATCCGTTTTGAATCTGATTGAATATGCCAACGGAGATGCAAAATCCGAATGGGGTAGAAAAAGAGCGGAAGCCGGCCATCCGAAGCCTTTCAACCTGAAGTATATCGGAGTCGGTAATGAAGACCTGATCTCCGATATTTTTGTGGAAAGGTTTACGATGATATATAATGCCATTAAGGCTAAGTATCCTGAAATAACGGTGATCGGAACGGCCGGTCCTTTCAGCGAAGGGTCTGATTATGTGGAAGGTTGGAATCTGGCAACCGAACTGGGGCTTGCCCTGGTCGACGAACATTATTACCAGCCGCCCGGATGGTATCTCAACAATCAGGATTATTACGACCGGTACGACCGCTCAAAAGCCAAAGTATACCTGGGTGAATACGCAGCACATGTTCCCGGACGCCATAACAATCTCGAAACGGCGCTCTGCGAAGCATTGCACCTGGTCAATATCGAACGGAACGGCGATATTGTGGAGATGACGTCTTATGCTCCATTACTGGCAAAAGAAGGATTTACGCAATGGAACCCCGATCTCATCTATTTCAACAACACGGAGGTGAAACCGACCGTCGGTTATTATGTGCAGAAATTGTTCGGACACCATTCCGGAAATGAATACATTTCCAGCAATATCGTTCGTTCGGATAACCGGGAAGATATCAGAAAACGAGTTGCGTCCTCTTTTGTAATAGATACCCAGACCAATGACCTGATCATTAAACTGGTGAATTTATTGCCTGTCCCCGTTTCTTCTTCGATTGACCTGTCGGACATAAAGATAGCCGACAGCCAGTCAGACTTAACAGTAATGAAAGGTAAACCGGACGATAAAACTGTCAGACCCGAAGAATCAAAACTGACCGTTTCCGGGCAACTCGAATATGAATTGCCGGCTTATTCTTTTTCGATTATTCGTGTAAAGACGAATATATAG
- a CDS encoding sodium:solute symporter, translated as MNWNSHEFIWLDWAIIIIGILAVTWAVWRSIQKDKRSQQGPDSEDYLFGKGEPWYIIGAAIFAANIGSEHLVGLAGTGAKAGVGMAHWEMQGWMILILGWLFVPFYQLLNIKMGKIITMPDFLKYRYTPTTGSWLSIITLIAYVLTKVSVTAFTGGIFMQSLLGLPFWFGAIGLIVLTGIFTVLGGMKGVMTLSAIQTPILILGSFLVLFLGLSALGGGNIAEGWTAMIEHAKTLNVGEDGVAYGTNRMFHFNTGDPLYDDYPGFWVFIGASIIGFWYWCTDQHIVQRVLGQRKGEPADVVMKRARRGTIAAGYFKLLPVFMFLIPGMVAAALAARPDSGFSLSDPDTAFGSMVKFVLPAGVKGIVTIGFISALVASLAAFFNSCATLFTEDFYKPMFKNKSEATYVLVGRIATVVVVILGIVWIPIMMSLGSLYDYLQGIQSLLAPAMVAVFALGIFSKRITPKAGEAGMIVGFIIGMVRLLTNIFTNTGKDVMTGWFWENTTWFWQTNWLIFEVWLLVFIMGMMVVVSFFTPKPTAKQIEAITFTGDYKALIRKSWNKWDVIASLGVVALCALFYIYFW; from the coding sequence ATGAATTGGAATTCACATGAATTTATTTGGCTGGATTGGGCAATTATCATTATTGGAATTTTAGCGGTAACATGGGCTGTATGGCGTTCTATACAGAAAGATAAACGTTCGCAACAAGGTCCTGACAGTGAAGATTACCTGTTTGGTAAAGGTGAGCCATGGTATATTATTGGTGCGGCTATCTTTGCCGCCAATATCGGTTCGGAACACCTGGTAGGCCTTGCCGGTACCGGTGCAAAGGCAGGAGTCGGTATGGCACACTGGGAAATGCAGGGATGGATGATACTCATCTTAGGGTGGCTTTTTGTACCCTTCTATCAACTGTTGAATATTAAGATGGGAAAGATCATCACAATGCCCGATTTCCTTAAATACCGCTACACACCTACAACCGGTTCGTGGCTCTCTATCATTACACTTATAGCCTATGTGCTGACAAAAGTGAGTGTCACGGCATTCACCGGTGGTATCTTTATGCAAAGCCTTCTTGGCTTGCCTTTCTGGTTCGGGGCTATCGGCCTGATCGTTTTAACAGGGATCTTTACCGTCCTGGGTGGGATGAAAGGGGTGATGACGCTGTCGGCAATTCAAACACCTATACTGATCCTCGGTTCGTTCCTTGTGTTGTTCCTCGGATTGTCGGCACTTGGAGGCGGCAATATTGCTGAAGGTTGGACTGCAATGATTGAACATGCCAAAACGCTGAACGTAGGAGAAGATGGCGTCGCATACGGTACCAACCGTATGTTCCATTTCAATACAGGCGACCCGTTATATGATGATTATCCCGGTTTTTGGGTATTTATCGGGGCATCGATCATCGGTTTTTGGTATTGGTGTACTGACCAGCACATCGTTCAACGTGTCCTTGGACAACGTAAGGGCGAACCTGCTGACGTAGTGATGAAACGTGCACGCAGAGGAACCATTGCTGCGGGTTATTTCAAATTGTTGCCTGTATTTATGTTTTTGATACCGGGGATGGTAGCCGCTGCATTGGCAGCACGTCCCGATAGCGGTTTCTCGTTAAGCGACCCTGATACCGCTTTTGGTTCCATGGTCAAGTTTGTATTGCCGGCCGGTGTAAAAGGGATTGTTACCATAGGCTTTATATCTGCGTTGGTTGCCTCTTTGGCGGCTTTCTTCAATTCTTGTGCCACGCTGTTTACAGAAGACTTTTACAAACCGATGTTCAAAAATAAAAGCGAAGCTACCTACGTTCTGGTAGGCCGCATCGCCACAGTCGTGGTTGTGATACTGGGTATTGTATGGATACCTATCATGATGAGTCTCGGCAGCCTTTACGATTATCTGCAAGGTATTCAGTCGCTCCTCGCTCCCGCAATGGTGGCTGTATTTGCGTTGGGTATATTTTCCAAGAGAATTACACCAAAAGCCGGAGAGGCAGGGATGATCGTAGGCTTTATTATCGGAATGGTACGCCTGCTGACCAATATTTTTACCAATACAGGGAAAGATGTGATGACAGGCTGGTTTTGGGAAAATACCACATGGTTCTGGCAGACCAACTGGCTTATCTTCGAGGTATGGCTGCTCGTATTTATCATGGGGATGATGGTTGTAGTATCATTTTTCACCCCGAAACCAACTGCTAAGCAAATTGAAGCGATCACTTTCACAGGCGATTACAAAGCACTTATCAGAAAAAGCTGGAATAAGTGGGATGTGATTGCTTCCCTTGGGGTAGTGGCTCTTTGTGCGTTATTTTATATTTATTTCTGGTAA
- a CDS encoding ribulokinase → MSKYVIGLDYGTDSCRAIIADALSGKEISTAVKYYPRWKQGKYCDPKTNRYRQHPLDYIEVLEGCIREALSKAPAGIAENVTGMAFDTTGSTPVLIDEKGVPLALRPEFAENPNAMFVLWKDHTSIKEAAEVNELAKKWEIDYTAYEGGIYSSEWVWAKMLHILREDEQIRKAAYSWAEHCDWMPALITGNSKPETMPRSRCAAGHKAMWHASWDGLPSEEFLTALDPLLAGFRSRLYQETYPSNVKVGYLTSEWAERLGLTTNVAVAVGAFDCHMGAVGAQIKPGDFVRVIGTSTCDIMAVPYEEIGDKLIPGICGQVDGSVIPGMVGLEAGQSGFGDIYAWFKQVLEWPLKQLVTKSNLLDMETKEKLITEITDAIIPELTKEAEKVPVGESTLIATDWMNGRRTPDANQLLTGSICGLTLGSTAPLIFRALVEATAYGSKAIVDRFLENGVEIKEVIGIGGISLKSPFVMQTLSDVLGMPIKVAKTEQACAFGAAMFAAVAAGVYEKVEDAQDAMGQGFAFEYHPNGENHAIYMELYKKYQQIGKFTEN, encoded by the coding sequence ATGAGTAAATACGTCATAGGATTAGATTACGGCACGGACTCATGTCGTGCCATCATTGCCGATGCCTTGAGCGGTAAGGAAATATCTACCGCGGTGAAATATTATCCGCGTTGGAAACAGGGGAAGTATTGTGATCCCAAGACCAACCGTTACCGTCAGCATCCGCTTGATTATATAGAAGTACTGGAAGGATGCATCCGGGAAGCATTGTCAAAAGCTCCTGCGGGCATTGCCGAAAATGTGACAGGTATGGCATTCGATACTACAGGATCGACACCCGTGCTGATCGACGAAAAAGGTGTTCCTCTGGCTTTACGGCCTGAGTTCGCCGAAAACCCCAATGCGATGTTCGTTCTCTGGAAAGACCATACCTCCATAAAAGAGGCGGCCGAAGTAAACGAACTGGCAAAGAAATGGGAAATTGATTATACCGCCTATGAAGGAGGTATTTATTCCTCCGAATGGGTATGGGCCAAGATGCTGCATATTCTGCGTGAAGATGAGCAGATAAGGAAAGCGGCTTATTCATGGGCTGAACACTGTGACTGGATGCCTGCGCTGATCACCGGGAACTCCAAACCGGAAACGATGCCGAGAAGCCGTTGCGCTGCAGGACATAAAGCGATGTGGCATGCTTCGTGGGACGGACTGCCTTCCGAAGAGTTCCTGACGGCGCTGGATCCGCTGCTTGCCGGCTTCCGTTCACGTTTGTATCAAGAGACCTACCCTAGCAATGTAAAAGTGGGGTACCTGACTTCCGAGTGGGCCGAACGGCTGGGATTGACTACCAACGTGGCCGTGGCCGTGGGAGCGTTCGACTGCCACATGGGTGCTGTAGGAGCACAGATCAAGCCGGGAGATTTCGTACGTGTGATCGGTACGTCTACCTGCGATATCATGGCGGTGCCTTATGAGGAAATCGGCGACAAATTGATCCCGGGTATCTGCGGACAAGTAGACGGATCGGTGATCCCCGGAATGGTCGGGCTGGAGGCCGGACAATCGGGCTTCGGAGATATTTATGCCTGGTTCAAACAGGTATTGGAATGGCCACTCAAACAGCTCGTCACCAAATCGAATCTGCTGGATATGGAAACAAAAGAAAAACTGATTACAGAAATTACAGATGCGATCATCCCCGAACTGACTAAGGAAGCTGAAAAAGTGCCGGTGGGCGAAAGCACCCTTATCGCTACCGACTGGATGAACGGACGCCGTACACCTGATGCCAATCAACTGTTGACAGGTTCTATTTGTGGATTGACGTTGGGAAGCACCGCACCCCTGATCTTCAGGGCACTGGTAGAAGCAACTGCTTACGGTTCCAAAGCGATCGTCGATCGTTTTCTGGAAAATGGTGTCGAGATCAAAGAAGTGATCGGTATAGGCGGTATCTCTTTAAAATCTCCTTTTGTGATGCAGACATTATCCGATGTGTTGGGTATGCCGATCAAAGTGGCAAAGACCGAGCAGGCATGCGCCTTCGGAGCCGCCATGTTCGCAGCCGTTGCAGCAGGTGTATATGAGAAAGTGGAGGATGCCCAGGATGCGATGGGACAGGGATTTGCTTTCGAATACCATCCGAACGGTGAAAATCACGCCATATATATGGAGTTGTATAAGAAATACCAACAAATCGGCAAGTTCACTGAAAACTAA